A region from the Synergistaceae bacterium genome encodes:
- a CDS encoding DUF2156 domain-containing protein — MLDFRPLQWQDKEIYTRYYHDSPVHYAEYSFFCLWAWRNAYPIEIAFSPQNLIWFRSGGPIPGYFGPCGNWRDKNIDWDSELSQFDSGNIIYDVPSDLKNLLDSRENLRFTKDRDQDEYIYSCKDLISLKGKAFAHKRNRVRTFLDGYEWDYYAMKPEDFDSVMEFQERWRIHRDSTLNQDEAASLLDEDLAIKEALNHWEEFNFTGGLIKVDDKIIAYTIAQELDPQNLDVCFEKAFAEYAGSYQAINFLFLKNLAKTYEFINREEDMGEPGLREAKLSYNPVMMLEKYQLEIL; from the coding sequence ATGCTCGACTTTAGGCCGTTACAATGGCAGGACAAAGAAATTTATACGCGCTATTATCATGACTCGCCGGTTCATTATGCAGAATACTCATTTTTTTGCTTATGGGCATGGAGGAACGCTTACCCGATTGAAATCGCATTCAGTCCGCAAAATTTAATTTGGTTCAGATCAGGAGGCCCCATCCCCGGATATTTCGGACCGTGCGGAAATTGGCGCGATAAAAATATTGACTGGGACTCGGAGTTATCGCAATTTGACTCAGGAAATATAATCTATGACGTTCCAAGCGATTTAAAAAATTTATTGGACTCACGTGAAAATCTGCGCTTCACTAAAGACCGCGATCAGGACGAATATATTTATTCATGCAAAGATTTAATCTCGCTCAAGGGTAAAGCCTTTGCACATAAACGCAACAGAGTCAGAACTTTTCTTGACGGCTACGAATGGGATTATTACGCGATGAAGCCCGAAGATTTTGACTCAGTCATGGAATTTCAAGAACGCTGGAGGATTCACAGAGACTCGACTCTCAACCAGGACGAAGCAGCCTCACTCTTAGATGAAGACTTAGCAATAAAGGAAGCATTAAATCACTGGGAAGAATTTAATTTCACCGGCGGTCTGATAAAAGTTGACGATAAAATAATCGCTTACACTATCGCGCAGGAATTAGACCCGCAAAATTTAGATGTCTGCTTTGAGAAGGCCTTTGCTGAATATGCCGGAAGTTATCAAGCAATAAATTTTTTGTTCCTCAAGAATTTAGCGAAAACCTACGAATTTATTAACAGAGAGGAAGACATGGGCGAACCTGGACTCAGAGAGGCGAAATTGTCATATAATCCCGTCATGATGTTAGAAAAATATCAGCTGGAAATTTTATAA
- a CDS encoding HU family DNA-binding protein, which produces MTKAELIDAITTKLNMRKKDVAPVVDEVFKEIEGALAKGDRCTFVGFGVFEVKERAAREGRNPQDPTKVVHIPAKKVPLFRPGKDLKDKVIDAPISK; this is translated from the coding sequence ATGACTAAAGCAGAACTTATTGACGCTATCACTACAAAACTTAATATGCGCAAAAAAGATGTTGCTCCCGTCGTTGATGAAGTATTCAAGGAAATAGAAGGCGCACTTGCCAAGGGAGACCGCTGCACATTTGTAGGTTTCGGCGTTTTTGAAGTCAAAGAGAGAGCCGCGAGAGAAGGACGCAATCCTCAAGATCCTACAAAAGTTGTTCATATCCCGGCAAAGAAAGTCCCGTTATTCAGACCCGGCAAAGATCTGAAGGACAAAGTTATTGACGCTCCTATCAGCAAATAA
- a CDS encoding glycosyltransferase family 2 protein, producing the protein MYKYSVVIPHYNSAELLRRMLASIPEREDIQVIIADDGSNIENVEILKTLTHKNLDILFLEHVNSGHARNKGLERAEGKYFIAADADDEFAPKAFEIFDKYTGGEEIDCLFFCMKVINSDGTEKNVKILGNESVKAYLKNANHNTEILIKFRNMNPVNKLVKMSFIREHNIKFEVNGVNDDTFYTYQIGLHVKNFKVIPDALYYITENPSSITRQKRSIEREFEFYLCRQKQNGFYRKLGLKQFIRPDILYVPYMIFKHGITGAIKFFRLLWQHRDERAKARRAYLCLFDENMQESL; encoded by the coding sequence ATGTATAAATATTCTGTTGTTATTCCGCATTACAACAGCGCGGAACTTTTGCGGAGAATGCTGGCAAGTATTCCCGAACGTGAAGATATTCAAGTTATAATAGCAGACGACGGAAGCAATATAGAAAATGTCGAGATACTCAAGACTTTAACGCACAAAAATTTAGATATTCTCTTTCTCGAACACGTCAACTCAGGGCACGCACGCAATAAAGGACTCGAACGCGCAGAAGGAAAATATTTTATCGCAGCTGATGCAGATGACGAATTTGCGCCGAAAGCCTTTGAAATTTTCGACAAATATACAGGCGGTGAAGAAATTGACTGCCTGTTTTTCTGTATGAAGGTTATAAACTCTGACGGCACAGAGAAAAATGTTAAAATTTTAGGCAATGAATCTGTGAAGGCTTACCTGAAAAACGCAAATCATAATACGGAAATTCTTATAAAGTTTAGGAACATGAATCCCGTTAATAAGCTCGTCAAAATGTCATTCATCAGAGAACATAACATAAAATTTGAGGTCAACGGCGTTAATGATGATACATTCTACACATATCAAATCGGCCTGCATGTCAAAAATTTCAAAGTTATTCCCGATGCCCTGTATTATATTACAGAAAATCCAAGCAGCATTACACGTCAAAAAAGGTCTATAGAACGCGAATTTGAATTTTATTTGTGCAGGCAGAAACAAAACGGCTTTTATCGCAAATTAGGACTCAAGCAATTTATCAGGCCTGATATTTTGTACGTGCCTTATATGATATTCAAGCATGGCATAACAGGAGCAATTAAATTTTTCCGTCTTTTATGGCAGCACAGGGACGAACGAGCCAAAGCAAGACGCGCTTATTTGTGCCTATTTGATGAAAATATGCAAGAATCCTTGTAA
- a CDS encoding glycosyltransferase family 2 protein, with protein sequence MNNELVSVIVPVYKVENYLRDCLDSIINQTYTNLEIILVDDGSPDKSGEICEEYARKDSRITVYHTENKGQAHARNYGLDRCRGDYITFIDSDDIAKINYVEKLFSLLKDYDSDMSACSVVKFSNLHEGGGGATESNRNILSTASRNYTRTPVSVLQSSTYWAPLQIIQAKGC encoded by the coding sequence TTGAATAATGAATTAGTCAGCGTAATTGTGCCAGTCTATAAAGTTGAGAATTATTTACGAGACTGCTTAGACAGCATAATCAATCAGACATATACGAATCTCGAAATAATACTTGTCGACGACGGCTCACCGGACAAAAGCGGGGAAATCTGCGAGGAATATGCACGCAAAGACTCGCGGATAACCGTTTATCACACAGAAAATAAAGGCCAGGCACACGCAAGAAATTACGGTCTTGACAGGTGCAGAGGCGATTATATTACGTTCATTGACAGCGACGACATAGCAAAAATTAATTATGTCGAAAAGTTATTTTCGCTCTTGAAAGACTACGACTCTGATATGTCTGCTTGTTCTGTTGTGAAATTCAGTAATTTGCACGAGGGGGGGGGGGGGGCAACAGAATCAAATCGAAACATTTTGTCTACCGCCTCAAGAAATTATACGAGGACTCCTGTATCAGTCCTGCAAAGCTCCACATACTGGGCCCCACTGCAAATTATTCAAGCGAAAGGTTGTTGA
- a CDS encoding CDP-alcohol phosphatidyltransferase family protein yields the protein MRYTAKFFRDNLPEWKRRKDPILLKIFYRPLSFYTASFCANHGISANSVSVFSTFVGLLACSMFLFGRWECNIIGALLISCWLLLDCTDGNLARCVKAQAFGEFVDAESSYTLVAFLGVCIGTSVFYTKGGGVLDSCSNPYFIFAGAIASSCDTLTRLIYQKYQNVARELSDKNIIPAHHEKRTDHENSGSLRVRLEQEPGIGGILPLLILLAAIFNALDLIIIYMLLYYGGGAVVFISLYTLRAMRYRNFTLKL from the coding sequence ATGCGATATACTGCAAAATTTTTCAGGGATAATTTACCCGAATGGAAGAGGCGCAAAGATCCTATACTGCTAAAAATTTTTTATCGGCCATTATCGTTTTATACTGCGAGTTTTTGCGCCAATCATGGAATATCAGCAAATTCTGTGTCAGTGTTCTCGACTTTTGTCGGGCTTCTTGCATGTTCAATGTTTTTATTTGGCCGCTGGGAGTGTAATATTATAGGCGCGTTATTAATTTCTTGCTGGCTGCTTCTTGACTGCACTGACGGAAATTTAGCGCGTTGTGTAAAGGCTCAGGCATTTGGTGAATTTGTTGACGCTGAGAGCAGTTACACTCTTGTTGCTTTTCTGGGAGTATGTATCGGGACATCAGTATTTTATACTAAGGGGGGGGGGGTATTAGATTCTTGCAGTAATCCTTATTTTATTTTCGCGGGAGCAATTGCTTCGAGCTGTGATACATTAACGCGTTTGATTTACCAGAAATATCAAAATGTAGCGCGTGAACTCTCTGACAAAAATATTATTCCGGCTCATCACGAAAAACGGACGGATCACGAAAATTCCGGGAGTCTCCGTGTAAGGCTCGAACAAGAACCGGGCATCGGCGGAATTTTGCCGTTATTGATTTTGTTGGCTGCGATATTTAATGCTCTCGACCTGATAATAATTTATATGCTGCTTTATTATGGCGGCGGTGCGGTTGTATTTATAAGTCTTTACACGTTAAGGGCTATGCGTTATAGAAATTTCACTCTGAAATTGTGA
- a CDS encoding valine--tRNA ligase, whose product MNRNRNLEKNYSPDSIEQKWYKKWLDAGLFNAEINPDAKAFSIVIPPPNVTGSLHVGHAFDHTFQDIMCRAKRMEGYSVLWLPGTDHAGIATQNVVEKDLAKKGISRYDLGREEFVKKVWEWKKVYGSRIIEQMKRLGNSCDWRRERFTLDEGLSRAVRAVFVRLYKKDLIYRGKYIVNWCPRCATAISDLEVEYSEEQGNFYYVKYPLVEQDCEEKFILVATTRPETIIGDVAIAVHPRSEKYKHLIGKHVRVPLTDREIPIIQDNMVDPEFGTGCVKITPAHDPNDFLVGLNHNLEQIQVIDSQGIMNENAGKYQGMTIKDARTESVKDLESLGLLFKTEQITHSVGHCQRCGTTVEPYLSEQWFVKTKPLAERGVKAVKEGKIRWVPEQWEKTYFNWMENIRDWCISRQLWWGHRIPAWECKDCGHITVAEIDPTECEKCHSKNIVQESDVLDTWFSSALWPFSTMGWPDDKPELKYFYPTSLMVTGFDIIFFWVARMIMMGLEFMDDVPFRDVYIHSLIRDEHGKKMSKTKGNVIDPLVMIEQYGADALRMTLAALSVQGRDILLSSTRIETYRFFMNKLWNAARFALMNLDDEVHAIDTNNLHLHDKFILTRTQEMAESVRKLIDSYDIGTAARSLYDFVWGDVCDWYLEMSKPALKGDEGEDRRKTTAGVLEEVFKVTLPLLHPFIPFVTEELWSAFGYGDNYIMRSSWPESKQEYIFDGVTEKMRVLQDSVRALRNLRAEAHVPPQQWLNKAVIRVKSDSESAKILRDSLNQVCNLCKIRDVVLEEPSESWNYGASLSSVTGETEIKLPVGDVLDVAKEITRLTQEIESIEKNIASSQARLNKADFVSRAPAEVVEKERTKVSEGLAQVERLRANLESLSK is encoded by the coding sequence ATGAATCGCAACAGAAATCTAGAGAAAAATTATTCACCCGACTCAATCGAGCAGAAATGGTATAAAAAATGGCTCGACGCAGGACTCTTCAACGCAGAAATTAACCCCGACGCAAAAGCATTTTCTATCGTTATCCCGCCCCCGAACGTAACCGGCTCACTTCATGTCGGACATGCATTCGATCACACTTTTCAAGATATTATGTGCCGCGCTAAACGAATGGAAGGTTACAGCGTTTTATGGCTTCCCGGTACAGATCATGCAGGAATAGCGACTCAAAATGTCGTCGAGAAGGATTTAGCGAAAAAAGGTATCTCACGTTACGATCTTGGCCGCGAAGAATTTGTAAAAAAGGTCTGGGAATGGAAAAAAGTTTATGGCTCACGAATAATCGAGCAAATGAAGAGACTCGGCAACTCTTGCGACTGGAGGCGTGAAAGATTTACTCTTGACGAGGGGTTATCGCGCGCTGTTCGTGCTGTTTTCGTGAGGTTGTACAAGAAAGATTTAATTTATCGCGGAAAATATATCGTCAACTGGTGCCCGAGGTGTGCAACTGCAATTTCTGATTTGGAAGTCGAATACAGCGAGGAGCAGGGAAATTTTTATTACGTCAAATACCCGTTAGTAGAGCAGGACTGCGAAGAAAAATTTATCTTGGTCGCAACAACAAGACCCGAAACAATAATCGGCGATGTAGCTATTGCCGTGCATCCTAGAAGCGAGAAATATAAACATTTAATCGGTAAGCATGTAAGAGTCCCCCTGACTGATAGAGAGATTCCCATCATTCAAGATAACATGGTAGATCCTGAATTCGGTACGGGCTGCGTGAAAATTACTCCTGCTCATGATCCTAATGATTTTCTTGTAGGGCTGAACCACAATTTAGAGCAGATTCAAGTAATTGACTCACAAGGCATAATGAACGAGAACGCCGGCAAATATCAAGGCATGACAATTAAAGACGCTCGCACAGAGTCAGTAAAAGATTTAGAATCACTCGGATTATTATTCAAGACCGAGCAAATAACACACTCCGTCGGACATTGCCAACGCTGCGGGACAACTGTAGAGCCTTATTTGTCAGAACAATGGTTTGTCAAGACTAAGCCACTTGCAGAACGAGGAGTCAAAGCCGTCAAAGAAGGAAAAATTCGCTGGGTTCCCGAACAATGGGAGAAAACTTATTTTAACTGGATGGAAAATATCCGCGACTGGTGCATATCGCGCCAATTATGGTGGGGACATAGAATCCCTGCGTGGGAGTGCAAGGACTGCGGACACATAACCGTTGCAGAAATTGACCCTACAGAGTGCGAAAAGTGTCATAGCAAAAATATTGTTCAAGAGAGCGACGTTTTAGACACATGGTTTAGCAGCGCTTTATGGCCGTTTTCTACAATGGGCTGGCCTGACGATAAGCCGGAATTAAAATATTTTTATCCGACTTCATTAATGGTAACAGGCTTTGACATTATATTTTTCTGGGTTGCGCGTATGATAATGATGGGGCTTGAATTTATGGACGACGTACCATTTAGAGATGTCTATATTCATTCACTCATTCGCGACGAACACGGCAAAAAAATGAGCAAGACCAAAGGCAACGTCATAGACCCGTTAGTAATGATTGAGCAGTACGGAGCTGACGCGCTGAGAATGACTCTTGCGGCGTTATCGGTTCAGGGACGGGACATTTTGTTATCGTCGACAAGAATCGAGACATATAGATTTTTCATGAATAAATTATGGAACGCTGCGAGATTTGCATTAATGAATCTTGATGACGAAGTTCACGCTATCGACACGAATAATTTGCACCTTCACGACAAATTTATTTTGACTCGTACACAGGAAATGGCCGAGAGTGTTCGCAAATTAATTGACTCTTACGACATAGGCACAGCAGCAAGGAGTCTTTATGATTTTGTGTGGGGTGATGTGTGCGACTGGTATTTGGAGATGTCAAAACCTGCGTTAAAAGGCGATGAAGGCGAGGACAGGCGCAAAACTACAGCGGGAGTGCTTGAAGAAGTCTTTAAAGTTACATTGCCGTTATTGCATCCGTTTATACCGTTTGTAACAGAAGAACTATGGTCGGCGTTTGGTTATGGCGATAATTATATAATGCGTTCGTCATGGCCGGAGTCGAAACAGGAATATATTTTTGACGGCGTAACAGAAAAAATGAGAGTCTTGCAAGATTCTGTCAGAGCATTACGTAATTTGCGTGCAGAAGCTCACGTACCCCCGCAGCAATGGTTGAATAAGGCTGTAATACGCGTAAAATCAGACTCAGAGAGCGCGAAAATTTTACGTGACTCATTGAATCAAGTGTGCAATTTGTGCAAGATTCGTGATGTAGTGCTTGAGGAGCCTTCAGAAAGTTGGAATTACGGCGCGTCATTGTCATCAGTTACGGGCGAGACAGAAATAAAATTGCCGGTTGGCGATGTTCTTGACGTTGCGAAAGAAATAACGAGGTTGACTCAGGAAATAGAGTCGATTGAGAAAAATATTGCGTCGAGTCAGGCGAGATTGAATAAAGCAGACTTTGTATCGCGCGCACCTGCTGAAGTAGTCGAGAAGGAACGCACAAAAGTTAGTGAGGGACTCGCACAGGTTGAAAGACTTAGGGCGAATCTTGAGAGCTTGAGCAAATAA
- a CDS encoding aminotransferase class V-fold PLP-dependent enzyme, whose protein sequence is MLSRTNLEQTSGYGVDDHCKRAKDLIRKFINRPDAKVFFMLGGTQTNTTVIKSFLNPVEGVISVDSGHINVHESGAIESTGHKILTLPNHNGLLDPEDLRKYLAAFYADETHEHSVQPGLVYISFSSELGTLYTRQQLEKIKSVCNEYDLKLFLDGARLGAGLVSESDHAALEDISRLCDAFYIGATKNGALFGEAVIFPNPETLSTKNLKTFRTFIKQQCGLLAKGRIVGLQFEALFDDDNLYIANATHSYKQAMKIKRAFNAQKIPFLVESFTNQQFPILTQEQHKILSAKFDYETWRPLQDNKLAVRFCTSWATTDEAIENLIQEIKTL, encoded by the coding sequence ATGCTTTCACGCACAAATCTCGAACAGACTTCCGGCTATGGAGTCGACGACCACTGCAAACGCGCAAAAGATTTAATACGCAAATTCATTAACAGACCTGACGCAAAAGTTTTCTTCATGTTAGGCGGGACTCAGACAAATACAACCGTGATAAAATCTTTCTTGAATCCTGTCGAGGGCGTAATCAGCGTTGACTCTGGACACATAAACGTTCATGAATCAGGCGCAATCGAGTCAACCGGCCATAAAATTTTGACATTGCCGAATCATAATGGCTTACTTGATCCTGAAGACTTACGAAAATATTTAGCGGCCTTCTATGCTGATGAGACTCACGAACACTCAGTACAGCCGGGACTCGTTTATATTTCTTTCTCGTCGGAATTAGGGACTCTCTACACACGTCAGCAGCTCGAAAAAATTAAATCCGTCTGCAATGAGTATGACTTAAAACTTTTTCTCGATGGTGCCAGACTCGGCGCGGGCTTAGTCTCTGAGTCAGATCATGCAGCTTTAGAAGATATTTCACGGCTTTGTGATGCATTCTATATCGGAGCAACTAAAAACGGGGCTTTGTTCGGCGAGGCTGTAATTTTTCCCAATCCTGAAACGTTATCGACAAAAAATTTAAAGACTTTCCGCACGTTCATTAAACAGCAATGCGGATTATTAGCTAAGGGACGCATAGTCGGTCTTCAGTTCGAGGCATTATTTGATGACGATAATTTATATATTGCAAACGCGACTCACTCATATAAACAAGCAATGAAGATTAAACGTGCATTTAACGCGCAAAAAATTCCGTTCTTGGTAGAATCATTTACAAATCAGCAGTTCCCGATTTTGACTCAGGAGCAGCACAAAATTTTATCAGCTAAATTTGATTATGAAACTTGGCGGCCCTTGCAAGATAATAAACTCGCAGTAAGATTTTGTACAAGCTGGGCTACAACTGATGAAGCTATAGAAAATTTAATACAGGAGATAAAAACTTTATGA